The stretch of DNA TCAGCTTCTGAGACATTATCTAAGAGACTGTTCTGCTTTTTACCCACTCACCTGCCATATTCTTCTGCtaattattcactcatttttgATGGAAGATATCTCCTTttctcatcttttttttttgaaatgTCAGAGCACATAATTAGtgggcattttatttcttttttttatttctgttcctTCATTTTACATAtcgtgtgtttgtttgttcattttggtTTGACTTAATGGAATTGCTATGCAAATGTATTGATATATTCTGTGAATGCGATTCACATGGACTTTCAAGGTGCACAGGACTTTTTACATAAAAACTTTATATCtgtgatgtttattttaatattccttcccaaaagaaaagaaataaattttTTTAGATCTGATACAGAAGACCAAGGCATTGCGCACAAGTCCGAAAGTAGTAAATGTGTCTTGTATAGAGCTGTTTACAAAAGTTTTAGCgcccctggtcaaatgacatgtttaaATGATTAGCTACATTTTAGGTAAACACCATTTCATGTTTAATTTAGATGTGGCAATGCACAATTTGTATGTATTTGCTGAACCTAACAATGGGGAATAACAAAAGatctgaaaatataaaatatacccTAACTTTTGCACAAGCCACACTTATGTTTCAAACCACAGGCAGCAGATTCTTTAATGATGAAATTTCTACTATTTGTattatgttcatttattcagtagTGCTGTTCTTACAGGAATATAACAGGGATATAACTGCTTGACTACAAATGCATTAAACATGGTCCTTGCCAATAACAGCAGGGACcaaattcatttaaaacacagaTACAGGCCATAAGTACTAGTGCCTTATTTAGGAAATAAATCTCTATTTATTTTAGTGTGAATCCTCCAGCAGTATTTTGTGCACATTAATTGCTTATTGCAATTAAAATGAATTTCACTCTAATGTGGAAATGAACATTGGAAAATATGAATACTGATGTATTCAGTTAATCACATAATTACATACCAGTAACATACACTGTGTTTTTTAACTCTCTACAATAGAAATACTATAAATTGCAttaaatttatataataaaaaaagtatGGTCCACTGGGATAAATCTGAATTCTAATTTCTAAATTCACTGCAGGAAATGACAAGAAAAATCATCTTTAATCTAGTCAGTGTAACATTTCTCACGATGAGATTGCTGTGTAAGAATATTGCAATATTTCTAGACAATTTTATTTGTAAGTGTGTTTTTATCTAGAGATGGAACACAAATGGAGgaacaaaacataaaatcacATAAGACAAGTCAAATTGTCTAGAAATAGTCTGAATAATCTTTTATTATACGTACAGCAATCTGATTAATGGGAAATATCTTTACAACGTTAAAAATGATTTCACTTTGCTAGGATCATTTCTTTCTGTGTAAGTTATGTTTTGTCTCTAAAGTGAAAGGGTTGAAACTGTACTTTTGTGTTGTACTgtattgttctgtttttgtttgtttgttttttttgcatcCACTGATATTAATATCTAAATTGGACATGTTTTGAAATGTCTAAACTGAGCAGCTAAGAGCACTTCAGGCAGCATTCTTAAAAGGGATAAAGTTTTTTGTTATGTTTGTTAGTTGTAAAAGTGTGTATATGTTTATTgcgtaatttatttattttagagttttcttaatgtatattccaaaaaatgaaaaataatttcataaaacGTATACATTTCAAGAGTGTGTTTTGTTCTCATTATACACATAAGTTAAtagtcattttattaaacaaatcataaacattagtgaattTAGCCACTTTAAGCTGCACCAACTGTTATCACTTAAAGTCACTGTGCTACTGTTGAGTAAATGGATTATACAGTTATGAGTACAATATGTTCAgtgcaatgttccaacatctagtgtaaagcctttccagaagaacAGAGACTGTTAACCTTCATTTAATTTTTGAACATGTTTACCCTGCAGTGCAGCACTGTTGGAGCTTAACACACTTGGAGGGGAACACTAAACACTAACTGCTAATTCTGTTACATCTGCTTAACAGACAACTCTATTGACTAGCATATAATACATGACCATATACAAATGTCCTACACAGACCTCCAGGACACAAGATAAAAAAGTCTGTTGGATATAAGCTCTTTAAAATGTTAGAATTGTAAAATCTTACCACTAGCAAAGACATCAGCTACTCAGCACATAGCAGCTGGACATGACTCATCTAAATTTCTCTCAGGATTTTTGGCTCGCACAATGGAAAAAAcatgagtcagagagagagagagagagagagagagagagagagagaagtttgGGGGGAGGTTATCTGAGCATATGTGGCATCTGTGGGAGACGATACTGTTACTTTGGTGCATGAGTATGTAACTTGGAGGGCCAATCCATAAAATTTCAAACTCCAGAATGTGCCAAAGGCAAAGCTCCTGCTGAGTAGACTGTGTAGGAGCCTATGAGAGTTTTATGCAATTTTGGGTACTTCCAATTCAATCCACTTGCTAGAAGTCCCCCAATCACAGCTACCAAGGCATCACCAGGGCAATATGTGTTGTTAAGCTGCATTTATGAATGATGTAAAGCCAGAACATGACCAGTGAAGTATCCAGATAATTTCCTGGGTTTTGTGGATGGGAGgacattatttaaaagtgtgAATGGGAATGTATGCTCTGTTGGTTCAAGTCtctttctacactcattttTGTGGAAGCCCTTGTTTTTCTCCTGAAGCAGCACTATTTTCACTTCCCTCAGTGGAAAACAACATCAGGCCCCTTCCATGACCCTTCGGTCTGATGTCATCACTGTATCTGTCATACTGCGTCATATTTGCATTGGACGTGCCTGATCTGAATGGGGACGTGGCTCCTGCAGGGCTTCCTCTCATGGATTCATCACTCGACCATAGCATTTTTgtcagattctctctctctctctctctctctctctctctctctctctctctctctctctctctctactggaAGTAAGGATTCCTGCTTTTACATTGCCTTTTTTCACTCTGACTGTACAGATTTTTCTATGTAGTGGcctttgtatgtttgtttttggccCAGTGTTCCCAGAGATTTGGAATTGTACACAGAATGTAAAGCACGAGTCCTAATACAAGCAGATAACATAAGGATATTCTGCAAGTAGTACTGAAGAACTAAGAGCTCGATCGCCTGGCAACAGTCTGTAAAAGACTAAGGTGACctaggaatatatatatatatatatatatatatatatatatatatatatatatatatatatatatatatatatatatatatatatatatatatagagagagagagagagagagagagagagagagagagagagagagagagagagaagagagagagagagagatgctaccTAACCCTAACTGCACACAGACCCAGCCCAGAGTTTTACCAGTGTTGTTATGGTAAAAGAGATTTCAGCTAAGGTTTGATATCTCAATCTCCCCTCTGTGGAAATGCTTTACATTTCCtgcctgttttgtttaaatgcatACATGTTGCTTTTTTTAAGGTATTGTTATGTAAAGTTCTTtggttttaaatgtgatttataaaaaaattactTACTTACATGCACAAGGCcaataaattatacatttaggCTTGTGCACGTCTGATTTGTTCCTGAAATAACTGCCGAGGGCCCAGTACGTGAGGATTAGGCCTCCAGTCTCATTAAAGTACACTGTATTCTCAGTGTCCAGATCCAGGACTGCTGCACAATCATGAGCAGAGATTAAATTAATCTACAGCAGACACAGAAGTCTTGACCTCGAGTTATGTACTGAGCATccagcagacagacagaggagacATTTACAGACTTAGCAGACAGAGTGTCATCTGACCAAGCAGTTTCTCTCCAGGGATCAGAGCAGTGTCCAGTGACTCTGCTCCTCAGCTCATATCAACTTCAACTATTCTTCAGGTGGCTGGGAAGTAAGGCCGAGTATGGGGAGAAATGTCTAACTGAAAATGTTCAGTACCAATACTGTGATAACTTtctataatttaatttacaagGCTTTTATTTCCCCAAGAAAACACATCAATATTCTAATGTCAGGTTAAAGTTTCACATTTGTAATTTAAGACAGGAGTaattttaatgaatatatttaaattcacaGCTTCTGTAATTATACAGATTGCAGTTTCAATTGAATTGCAATTCAGCTGGGGATGGGGCATTTCTGGCAGTAAAAAGTGATGCGAGAGGAAGGCAACATCATCATATGACTACAGGCAACAAGATAATATTTTACCCTTACTTTAGTaaagtgtatttattattttaaaaaatcagaaaGCAGAACTGTTTTTGTGAAGCTGGGTTTAGTCCAGTGCTACagaagcacatttaaaaaatatatagctaAGCATATGGtgagtcataataatgagaattATTGAGGTGGTTTTAGAACATTCCATGTTTCACAGTCCAAACAGCACCTGAAATATCTAGAGTTTCCATATTTTTCCCATCAGCGTAACCCAGCTCTGTAAAGGTGATCATCAGCATGTGACCTCTGACCCCTGAGGTCCATAATGCTGCAGGAGGTGAGATGGATGTGCACAGAGTCATGCTCCCAGGACTAAATATGACACACATGTCACATGtaatattaattacaaaatGCTATTCCCAATGATACTGACATAAATTGCAGTCAACCTTTTAGAGTTAAATATCTGCTCAAAGAACTTCCtgcatttaaaggagcagtgaATGTTTATGAAAGTGATAGGGTTATGCTCTATAGCAGGggtaattaatgaattaattaaaattcattttaaGGTCCGGAACATAATAtataacttgcattatgatTAGTGCCATATCCTGTACATTAACATTGCCTTATAATTCAAGCatcattttatgtagttaaatGTTTATGTAGTTAATGTTctctaaataataaaatgtccttttctaGTTTCAAGtaacatttacaaattaaacaatgattttgattaaaaaaaatgtccctaATGACTTTTATAATTGTAGTTGACTTTAATACGTTTCtataaccagcaatctgattgaCTCTTATTACTGAAGGGTGGGACTTTAtccgtaaacagaatccatgtccagcgttatgagaatttcaaccaGTAATAGTTTCCGTCTcattaaagtttctggttttaactcacacaacactgtcatccCGAAAgggtcccaaaagagcttttatcacgtccgttgggctatttttactggccccaggaaAGCGGCGTCTTGACCCTGCCCTGtgtaatgcacagatctgattggctgaggagcctcacgtgtgatatgcagaaacacatatgattggtctgtgagtttcctggagcgctaaacctgaaccgtaacgactagaagagtcacatcacctcaaacacacactcacactgttcAGAATTAagtagtttatcagttacaggccCCTGCTCTAGAGAATGGAGTCCTTCATACGGGTGTGGAGATGTTTAAAGTATGTTTAATACACAAAGGTGTCAGTGTAATTTCACCACATAAACAATGAAGAATTATTATTGAAAATGACTGACTGGTCTACGGGTTTATGGAAGTGTAATGGAGAGAAAGGCCTGATATAcagtgtgtggctgtgtttatgtgtgtgtgtttatgtgcgtGAGACAGCTGCACTGGGGGCAGGTGGAAGCCAACTCATTTATCAGCGGCACTACAGGAGCATACTCAGATTACAGAGGTTTCCAGCTCCTGACAATGGCCAGCTCCAAAAATATCCACCCGGCCAGAGGGTTTTCCACTGACTTCTTGTGTGGCTTCTTCAGCAGGAGTGTACATGCAGATATGCACATACTAAAGAGCCATTAACACAAAGATCTAGCCATACAAGCTTCTGCACATGACCCCTAAGACCAGCTACAGAAACAGCTGCATGTCCATGCTTCTCAACACAAATCAGAAGATTACAGATTTACAGCAGAACTAAATGAAGGAATTAGTTACTACCCACCCCTGCCAACACTCTGAGAATAGgatcaaatataaaacaaagactatcctctttctctctttctctgtttactGAGGCAGCACTGTGGGCTCCCTGGCCACGTTATTTAGGCCAAGTTTAGTATTTAGATCAAATATAAgacaatatattaaatatgccCTAATTTTCAGTGTTAAATTCATCAAATAAAGACAACCGCATTAAAATGTGTTGTGTCTTTACATTTTATGTAGGAGATATGTTCACCTATTTTCTCTCAGACAATCAACCAAACCGGGATTTTATTTTGACCAGCAATCTAAAATGCATATATTAAACAGAAGTAGTCAGACGGTTTtagtacacactccacacaccatCCATTCAAACCACATCATGTGACACACTCTAGTGTTTTAATCTTCAGGGAGATAATGTTACCCACACTCCCTCGCTCCACCCTTTCTCatggcatctctctctctctctctctctctctctcacacacacacacacacacacacacacacacacacacacacacacatggacacacttGTTGTATTGGAAACTTCCCTCCTGTCCAGATAGAGAATATGAGAATGTTACACTTATAAGAAGACATACAAGTGATGGGAAAGCTAGGGTTTCACCAACCAGCCAACCAGGCCCTGGACGCTGTCCAGAAACTTTGGACCATGCCACCTccacccccctcctcctctgGGCATCCAAGGAGCTGTGGAGCAAGGTCAAGAGGAGAATGGCATGAGTTCTTCATTTCACGTTGGATTTAGAGTCTAAATTTAAATCATTTCATAATATGACTGAAGATATGTCAAAGTAATACATAATGTGCCCTTCAATTATTTAATGAAATCAGCACTTAGGGGCTGAAAAGATAGGAAAATTATGTTTCTTGGGACAATGGACTGACTGTTCTAGAGCCCCCAGAGTGTTTGGACTGTGAGCAGCAGAAGAGCCTAAgagcttctaagactgaactttgaagtTGTGCAAAAATATCCCTGCAGTTTACTTTGAAAACTGAAAGCTAGTTTCACATTCAGACTACAGCAGCTTAGCCTCACTCATTCATGATAAAGTTGTTTTTGAAAAAGGCACAGCACAAACTAGACAGCGCCAATCAGAGCCCAgctcatttaaatatatcagtTTCAAAGGCtcagtaacaataataaaaatatatatatgtgatatAGCTAACTTAAAATTgttgatattatttttatattaatccAGCTTATTAACTACAACATAGTGTATTATTAACGTCCCCATATCGACACTCGAATTATGTAACAGTCTGGTAGAGTGTGTCTCAGTAGTAAATAGGATCTCCCACCTCTGATATGTGTGTTGAGGGTTGGGAAGTACAAGGCTAATTTTGGACATTTGTCCTCTCTAAGTTGTCCTGTCAGCTGGTATCACACTTAGAAGAAGACAGTACACcacatgtccaaaagtttgagGTCACCCTTTACAAATTGTAAGTTCAGCTGACTAAATAGTGCTTATTTTGTATCATTTCTGTAGAAAAGCACACAAATACGAGGAATGTTCTGCAGAGCTGAATGCACAGTCCTAAATGTCCAAAATATCAGTTTGTTTGTGCTTGACCCAATACCTTTAagttgagttggagtggtgtttgtggacCAGAATAAACCTTTGAACATCAGTATCTGatttcactaatgtttatgaggCAGAATGGCAACAAAAACTCACAGAATTATTCCTAAATCCTTTGTAAAGCTTTTCCAAAAGAACGAAAAATTTTAAACAATACTCAAATGCCTACgtttttaaagagaaaatgaatgtCCACATACATTTGGACATCATTCCTGCATGAGAATGGAATCTCTGAATTTAAGGCAAGTATTAAATACAGAAACTCATCACACACATGGGAATAAGTTACCTGTGTTTTTGTAGAGATATGTACACTACAGAACATACGGTTTGTTCTTGTcacatattacattatattattagAACTGAAGTATGAGGCCAAACAGATTTATGAAGGCACGCATGCTCAGCTTAGAAGTCAGAACGTGCTCCTCTATGCAGTATGAACCACACTCAGTTTATAGCTGTAAATCAGACCTGGACAAAGCAGAACTGTCATAAATCCACACACAGAGAAGTGGAAAGCTAACGCTGACTCTTTCCATTTCTTTCAATGAATTCATAAATTTTCAAATGGAGAGGTGAGGTCAATGAGTGCAAGTGAAACAAAGTAATGAAACAGGGGGTAAATAAAGGCAATAAATCAGCAGCAATGttcacatattaaaaataatatgattattattaataacaaccATTACAACCACAAAAACGATAATAATATTAAGGATCTAATAATAGCTTCTAAGTTTTGGCATgtcttatttgtgtgtgtagttcCTCTTTGAGTGAAAGAAGAAATGTAGTGTTACattaacacagaaaaactgtggacaataaatactatatatatagtAGATATCAAACTAATACTGTACAAATGTTAACCATAAACATACCACACACATTATGAAAGAAGTTGAGGTTATACTGCCCATTTCTACTCAGCATATCTTTTGGCTGGTTCTCATAAGAATgatctaaataatatttttaaaaaaaatctcagcgACAAACAGGCTTACATCAGCTAAAATGTGAATGGTGACCTGCATGCCCATTGAAGCTCTGCTCAGCTGACCATATCACTCAGAACTGGTACGGTTCAGCCAGGCCTGTGACCTTTCTCCTGCAACTTGTCAGCCAGGAATAATATCACTTTCAAGAACAAATTAGGCAAAAACATGGAATTTATGTTACGCTAGGCACCAGGATGCCATCCAGAAATGGCACAAGGTCTGAGACAGTAAGATCCTCCAATATGGACATGTTCTTTCAAAGAGGGCTCATGTTTTATGTTATTTAGCTGATAAAAATAGCTCCCATCATTGAAATAAATAATGTCTCACCAAGTCTAACCATCCTTGAATCAgcacacagtgcacattttttGCTGTTGCTGATAATGCTTCTTATTCATGAATATAAGAAATAATCTAACAATATTATCAAGAGTGAATTAGAGACCTTTAGTTAGGAGCGTGCATTTACTTAAAGTGACATTAATGGCTGTGATGTAATGTGTAGTCCGAGTTAGGTAGTAACAGACTACATTTACCATCACATActccttcaagtgtgttgagctcctaTAACACGGTATTAGTGTCATTTCAAAAGGAATAGGTTACAGGCTTCATATCTCTGACCGTCTCAAAAACTGGGGACAATATTGtgaaaaaaagcatattttcatagctgttcatatttaaatgttCAACTTCTTTTCTTTGTGTAATGTAGTGATAATAGAGTTTCAGGTATTGTATCACTTTCCTTCTATATTTTTGTGAAGAGGTGAAAAACAAACCAACTGTTGAGTCGCACTGCCATCTGCTGGCTACTACAAGGATTGAGCTGAGTATAGAGCTCCACtccactgttttattttttcataaaatcACAACTGACGGAATATTGACATTGGGCATGGCGACTTTATGCTCATGAAAAGTTGCCTCAGAACTTCCTATTCAACAGTTCAGTGCCTTTCTATGGAAATGATACAAATTGTAtgcaaaataaatgtaagttAATCTCAGTCCGTTTGCTATCACCTCAGCAGTTCATAATTTGTTTGACCTGCTGCACGTCTGGGAAACGCATTTGACAAACCAacataaaacattatatatatatatatatatattattactatttttttttttaaagaactgcAACAGCAACATAACATGTTTGGTTTCTATGGTGACGCCGCCCCGACAGCAAGTTGGAGCAGACATATTTCGTGTATAAAAACAATGCCAAAGGAGCAGGTAAAATGGCTGTTTTGTAAATGCAGGAATAAGTGTTTTACAGATATTCTTATCTGTCACAACTGTGTCAGAATAATTTAATATGATTATTCTGAAGAAATTTCTAATCTGTAAAAAAATGccgttttatgtttatttttaaataattcaataATATACCGTTACTGTTTCTCTGATTAACTCCGCCCCCTGCGCTGTGATACGCTGACAGTGAGGATTGTGTGAAAACGGGTGGGAGAACAGGCTGAAAACAGGTGGGGAAAAGCATCGAGTTTCACACTGCATATTTTTACAGCCTTTTGTAGTTAGCTATTATCGTAGGGAAGGGAGCTGAGTATCTTTATAAGAGTTTGAGAGCCTTGACGGGTCTGCATTATTTAATTGTAAACGAAGACATTCAGTGTGTTTTGTGAAATAATTATCAAAAGACcacagtgaataaatacattGATTACTAATTTAAATGTGTCACTTTGAGTACCCTTTTTCCCTCCTGAATTTAGCACAAAAATGAGAAGGCCTTAAAATGTGCCAAATGTTTTGCTCAGGCAAATTTAGCAATATGTTACACTTATGAAATGAACAGTACCTATGTTTTGAAAAGTGCAGAAATGTATTTGCTGTAGATGATGTGCTCAATTATGTTCACTTATTTCCCCTTGTATATAACTACATAAAAGCCTGTCTGTGCCTGTCTAGATCTTTACCTGTGTTGATGTGACTATGTAATTTGGTAGAGTAAGAATATCTTTATGACTAAAGGAGTTACATAGTAGCTGAATTTCCTAAGAAGAGGCGCGTTTGAAATACAACTCTCAGGTTAACAGCCCACTGTAGgccaacacaaaaacacactcctcaTATATCATTGTACTCACTGCTCAAAGCCACTACTTGGCTCTGGCTTTTGTGGAAAGCACCTTTTCACCTAAACACTTTCAGAGGAAACACATAGGAAGCTCCACTGCACATTTTCAAACTGCAGCTTGTCTGTAATTTCTGTACCCAACACAATATGCAGGGCCACCTAGATGGGAAAAAAACCCTGGAAAACTTAATTTACATCACAGTAAAAAACATTAATGTGTTTAgatttttctctgtgtgttcactgctataTATTTAAACCATTACTGACCATGGTTTTTAGACAGACTAATTTATTTCTACTGCAGATCTGAAAAGCAACATGGACACAGAGGATTCAGATCTCCCAGGACAATTTCATCTAATCACAACCCATTTTCCAAATCCAgtggaaaacaacaacaatgtatCACAGTCAAACATATGTCAAACTTCTTCCAACATTCAACACCACATCGAACATCTACTAACCATGAGATTAACCCCTTCAGTTCTCCAGACCTACACCGAGAAGCTGCAGCTTCTCCAAAAGTGCTCCTTCTATGTTGAGATCATACTGAATGAATACCCACAGTATGACCATAATTACGCCTCTAATGAAAATGTTTTACAGCTGGTGGACCCATGGATGTTCCAGAGGATGAGGAAGGTGGCCAACAACCAGGTGAAGATCCAGCTAGCTCTTCTGGAAGAGCTTCTTCTCATGCTCAGCAAGGGTCGCCAGGAGTTGGCTGACATTATAGAGCAAGGGCTTGTCCTTGAAGAAAATGCCATTCATGAAAGAATATCTTATCTCCATCAGGCTGCAGCAGAGTTTGAAGATGCCCTGGTTCTCCATAGATTCCATATAAAGTATCCCCTCTACTCAGTGTCCAGTTGCACTGTCATCCCTGAGATGGAAATGGCTCTCAGCATTAAAACTCCGGTAATATTCGAAGGGAATAAATGTTTCGCCACTTCAGATTCCATCGTTCTTCACTGGAACGTCGCTGACCAACACAAACCAGGCGAACAGTTTGAGATCCACTACAAACTGATCCACCCAAATAATGAGGCAGAGAGTAAACAGATGTGGAAGCTGACCTGTCCAAGCTACTGTCTCCAGATCAACGGCCTGATGCCAGACAGGTTTTATGAGTGCGCTGTCAAACGAGTAGACACCTCCTTCTTGGTGTACGGACTCTGGAATGATGCGATTGTCCTCAGAACCGTCTTAGGGACAGTGGAGAACAGTGAGGCCAACAGGGTGTAGAGGTGATTACAGCCTTTCgttgaaattaaaatgttttgagaGATGACTTTCTCTGGCCTGAGTCTAATATTTGTCTATTAGGGTCACAGTGGTTCAGGGGCTTACgcagaatcattgagcacaaaaCATACCCTAGACAGGGCCCTACTCCATCACAtggcattacacacactcaaccagtcactcacacactcacacctgtgaaaaaTATCACACAGCCAATACACCAAAcaacatgtgtgtttgaaatgtgggagtaaaccagaggaatcccacacaaacacagggagaacacaccacactcctcacagggagaacccaagactcagagaccctggagctgtgtgacagggacCCAGCATGTtgaaattcattttatttttattcattttattcatttgatttgttttttgtttttttagccaCTGAAAAACTAAATTTTCAAAAACAGATCTattttctctttaatatctAAGCAGATGCAATCAAAAGGTCCTCTCCTGTTGGTTAGAACTTGTGGAGTTGAACTGAAGGCCTTATATATTAGATTAATTAACAACAAATTAAGGAAGTCACTGTGCACTGGATGtggaataaaaaaacattttggattTGTAAGCTCAGTGTTTTTGAGCATATTTACCACtaaaatattctaatttttGGAGCGATTATATGAAATGGAATATAAACGAATTCAGAGACACTCTTGACTCTCAGCTAATGTTTGACAACTACAGTGGACAGGCAACAACTTGCCTTTTTAAGGACATAGCTTTAGTCCCTTCAAATTCCCTATTGGACATGAACCAGGAATCAAGATCCTGAGGCATTACAGCTCTGCataaagtttgtagacaccttttTAATGAGTGATTTCAGCTATTCTAATACGTATCCTTTGCTGACACAGGCATTCCATTCTTTAAAGATAAACATGAAACTGGCTACGGTTGGCTTGAAGATAAAACCCAACTCTgatctgtggaacagtggaactgtgttctctgacgTGAAGACTCTCCTTTTTCCAGAAGAAATATAAGAGCTCAAGCTAATTTCCAGCAAAGCTATTAATTCCATTCCCATTTATAGTGAAACTTAAACCCAGTTAAATGGTCAGCAGTTTGTGCACAGAAAAGCAACCTTTCCTTTATGAATGCTCTATTAAATGTCAGTGTGCTGTACATAACGTCTATTAACATTTATACTATTAACTAAACACTTAACATGGACATGTCCTAGTCTTTTCTTGTACAATTATGAGAGAGTGTAAATCTCTAAGGGAATGTTGGGATATTTTAATCAGTTGTTTTACATTGTTAGTGCCCGGCTGTGCCACAAAGCATAACATCTAAATTTAACCAGAAAACAAGTTTCTAGTTGTGTGTGAATAAT from Hoplias malabaricus isolate fHopMal1 chromosome 5, fHopMal1.hap1, whole genome shotgun sequence encodes:
- the LOC136697191 gene encoding fibronectin type III domain-containing protein 11-like isoform X3, with translation MLMKSCLRTSYSTVQCLSMEMIQIVCKINLVDPWMFQRMRKVANNQVKIQLALLEELLLMLSKGRQELADIIEQGLVLEENAIHERISYLHQAAAEFEDALVLHRFHIKYPLYSVSSCTVIPEMEMALSIKTPVIFEGNKCFATSDSIVLHWNVADQHKPGEQFEIHYKLIHPNNEAESKQMWKLTCPSYCLQINGLMPDRFYECAVKRVDTSFLVYGLWNDAIVLRTVLGTVENSEANRV
- the LOC136697191 gene encoding fibronectin type III domain-containing protein 11-like isoform X4, yielding MFGFYGDAAPTASWSRHISCIKTMPKEQLVDPWMFQRMRKVANNQVKIQLALLEELLLMLSKGRQELADIIEQGLVLEENAIHERISYLHQAAAEFEDALVLHRFHIKYPLYSVSSCTVIPEMEMALSIKTPVIFEGNKCFATSDSIVLHWNVADQHKPGEQFEIHYKLIHPNNEAESKQMWKLTCPSYCLQINGLMPDRFYECAVKRVDTSFLVYGLWNDAIVLRTVLGTVENSEANRV
- the LOC136697191 gene encoding fibronectin type III domain-containing protein 11-like isoform X6; translated protein: MFGFYGDAAPTASWSRHISCIKTMPKEQLVDPWMFQRMRKVANNQAAAEFEDALVLHRFHIKYPLYSVSSCTVIPEMEMALSIKTPVIFEGNKCFATSDSIVLHWNVADQHKPGEQFEIHYKLIHPNNEAESKQMWKLTCPSYCLQINGLMPDRFYECAVKRVDTSFLVYGLWNDAIVLRTVLGTVENSEANRV
- the LOC136697191 gene encoding fibronectin type III domain-containing protein 11-like isoform X2; the protein is MDTEDSDLPGQFHLITTHFPNPVENNNNVSQSNICQTSSNIQHHIEHLLTMRLTPSVLQTYTEKLQLLQKCSFYVEIILNEYPQYDHNYASNENVLQLVDPWMFQRMRKVANNQAAAEFEDALVLHRFHIKYPLYSVSSCTVIPEMEMALSIKTPVIFEGNKCFATSDSIVLHWNVADQHKPGEQFEIHYKLIHPNNEAESKQMWKLTCPSYCLQINGLMPDRFYECAVKRVDTSFLVYGLWNDAIVLRTVLGTVENSEANRV
- the LOC136697191 gene encoding fibronectin type III domain-containing protein 11-like isoform X1 codes for the protein MDTEDSDLPGQFHLITTHFPNPVENNNNVSQSNICQTSSNIQHHIEHLLTMRLTPSVLQTYTEKLQLLQKCSFYVEIILNEYPQYDHNYASNENVLQLVDPWMFQRMRKVANNQVKIQLALLEELLLMLSKGRQELADIIEQGLVLEENAIHERISYLHQAAAEFEDALVLHRFHIKYPLYSVSSCTVIPEMEMALSIKTPVIFEGNKCFATSDSIVLHWNVADQHKPGEQFEIHYKLIHPNNEAESKQMWKLTCPSYCLQINGLMPDRFYECAVKRVDTSFLVYGLWNDAIVLRTVLGTVENSEANRV
- the LOC136697191 gene encoding fibronectin type III domain-containing protein 11-like isoform X5 gives rise to the protein MFQRMRKVANNQVKIQLALLEELLLMLSKGRQELADIIEQGLVLEENAIHERISYLHQAAAEFEDALVLHRFHIKYPLYSVSSCTVIPEMEMALSIKTPVIFEGNKCFATSDSIVLHWNVADQHKPGEQFEIHYKLIHPNNEAESKQMWKLTCPSYCLQINGLMPDRFYECAVKRVDTSFLVYGLWNDAIVLRTVLGTVENSEANRV